A part of Anaerolineae bacterium genomic DNA contains:
- a CDS encoding GAF domain-containing protein, which translates to MLLLPDTPDVRSRLDLLYLVTREFNAGLDIDQVLNRVLAATVASVGAADASLFLFDDNGELENFFLISGFQMQERSRATMEAIHQKGLIAWVKEHRQEAIVKDTATDKRWYKDKNNLELSKVGSAVSVPIQLPDQLLGVITITATEPNYFDESNLAMLSIIADQAAFAIANARLFKAEQHRRRLADTLASIAHTINSTLDLNKVLKLILEQLALVIEYDSCSIFLYDEEGDRLVARAAHGFDKTVLADALGTVLPMTESLPNYRVFKRKKAVVIPDVGAEPGWLKTPSSAKIQSWIGVPLITRNKVLGMLTIDSHQVNKYSEDNIKDVVAFAEQATTAVTNAQVFTLLQNAEASYTALFEDNTDMIIISNYQGVILNVNRKARQMLWRAKEEFLGNQVSLIDPSLKDYLVEKKRRLKAWQEVSFEVEVVNAHQQTIPLEFKARQVHYDGKDCVQWVGRDISTRKEAERLRQDLVKMLVHDLRGPLGNLISTIDLLPRLIGSTTDNPSLDQVLRMARRNSQELKDLIDSMLDVSRHEQGQVPLQRKEVKLEKIIQTVKDQVTPRAATKDMDLIFTPLPDLPPLWVDENMIRRVLVNLIDNAIKYTPNKGQITITATHENKAAHIAISDNGPGIRPEDQGRIFEKFSRVDHSANAPAGVGLGLAFCKLAVDAHGGAISIQSEGVAGKGSTFHVLLPITTNPQ; encoded by the coding sequence ATGTTACTGTTACCAGACACACCTGATGTTCGGTCACGTTTAGATCTTTTATATTTAGTTACCCGCGAGTTCAACGCCGGTCTGGATATTGACCAGGTGTTAAATCGAGTTTTGGCCGCCACCGTCGCCTCGGTAGGCGCGGCCGACGCCAGCCTCTTTTTGTTTGACGACAACGGCGAACTGGAAAACTTTTTTCTGATCAGCGGCTTTCAGATGCAAGAACGCAGCCGGGCCACCATGGAAGCCATTCACCAAAAAGGATTAATTGCCTGGGTTAAAGAACACCGCCAGGAAGCCATTGTTAAAGACACCGCCACCGATAAACGCTGGTACAAAGACAAAAACAACCTTGAACTGAGCAAAGTAGGCAGCGCCGTTTCCGTGCCCATTCAATTGCCCGACCAATTGCTGGGCGTGATCACCATTACCGCCACCGAGCCAAACTACTTTGACGAAAGTAACCTGGCCATGCTGTCCATCATTGCCGACCAGGCCGCTTTTGCCATTGCCAACGCCCGGCTTTTTAAGGCCGAACAACATCGCCGCCGCCTGGCCGACACCCTGGCCTCAATTGCCCACACCATTAATTCCACCCTTGATCTTAACAAAGTACTCAAACTTATCCTGGAGCAACTGGCCCTGGTTATTGAGTATGATAGCTGCTCCATCTTTCTGTACGATGAAGAGGGCGACCGTCTGGTGGCCCGCGCGGCCCATGGCTTTGATAAAACGGTGCTGGCCGACGCCCTGGGTACGGTATTGCCAATGACCGAAAGTTTGCCCAACTACCGGGTTTTTAAGCGGAAAAAGGCCGTGGTAATTCCAGACGTTGGCGCCGAACCCGGCTGGTTGAAAACGCCTTCCTCGGCCAAAATCCAAAGTTGGATAGGGGTTCCCCTGATAACGCGCAATAAAGTGCTGGGCATGCTCACCATTGACAGCCACCAGGTGAACAAATACAGCGAAGACAATATCAAAGACGTGGTGGCCTTTGCCGAGCAGGCCACCACGGCCGTGACCAACGCCCAGGTTTTTACCCTGCTGCAAAATGCCGAAGCCAGTTACACCGCCCTTTTTGAAGATAACACGGATATGATTATCATTTCTAACTACCAGGGCGTCATCCTTAACGTTAACCGTAAAGCCCGCCAGATGTTATGGCGGGCCAAAGAAGAATTTCTGGGCAACCAGGTTTCGCTCATTGATCCCAGCTTAAAAGATTACCTGGTGGAAAAGAAGCGGCGGTTGAAAGCCTGGCAAGAGGTGTCGTTTGAGGTGGAGGTGGTCAATGCCCACCAGCAGACCATCCCTTTAGAGTTTAAAGCTCGCCAGGTGCACTACGATGGGAAAGATTGTGTGCAATGGGTAGGCCGGGATATTTCCACCCGCAAAGAAGCCGAAAGATTGCGGCAAGACCTGGTTAAAATGCTGGTGCATGATTTGCGCGGCCCCCTGGGTAATCTGATTAGTACCATTGATTTACTGCCCCGCCTCATTGGCTCAACCACCGATAATCCCTCACTTGACCAGGTTTTAAGGATGGCCCGGCGTAACAGCCAGGAACTCAAAGACCTGATCGACTCGATGCTGGATGTGAGCCGGCACGAGCAGGGCCAGGTGCCCCTGCAACGCAAAGAAGTTAAGTTAGAAAAGATCATCCAAACGGTCAAAGACCAAGTTACGCCGCGAGCGGCCACCAAAGATATGGACCTTATCTTCACCCCCCTGCCCGACCTGCCGCCGTTGTGGGTGGATGAAAACATGATCCGGCGGGTGCTGGTCAACCTTATTGACAATGCCATCAAGTACACGCCCAATAAGGGCCAAATAACCATAACCGCTACTCACGAAAACAAGGCCGCCCACATTGCCATCTCCGATAACGGGCCGGGCATTCGCCCGGAAGACCAGGGCCGTATTTTTGAAAAGTTTTCCAGAGTGGACCATTCCGCCAACGCGCCCGCCGGGGTGGGCCTGGGCCTGGCCTTCTGTAAGCTGGCCGTTGACGCTCACGGCGGCGCCATCTCCATCCAAAGCGAAGGCGTGGCCGGTAAAGGCAGCACGTTTCACGTTCTGCTTCCCATTACCACAAACCCCCAATAG
- a CDS encoding class I SAM-dependent methyltransferase, with translation MSLDLIAQYYDLIHNNFNDDGPMWETLARQANGPILEIGCGTGRLLLPLAQQGHTLAGIDLSAVALRAAQTKIKSAGLSERITLHRADMRHFDLPQKDFALALLALNTFMHCLTLDEQLATLQAIYGHLRATAPGAPAGQLIIDLFYPDPTLLAEADGRLYFEDETINELTGHTVQWYWRHEIDLEHQLRHLVYILDELDEAGVVRRAQIPFSLRFVYRYEMELLLQASGFALETIYGNYQLEPFHGHSPRMIFVARKV, from the coding sequence ATGAGCCTCGATTTAATTGCCCAATATTACGATTTAATCCATAACAATTTTAACGACGATGGGCCAATGTGGGAAACGCTGGCCCGGCAGGCCAACGGCCCTATTTTGGAAATAGGCTGCGGCACGGGCCGATTGCTGCTGCCGCTGGCGCAACAAGGGCACACCCTGGCCGGTATTGATTTATCCGCAGTGGCTTTGCGTGCGGCCCAAACCAAAATCAAGTCCGCCGGATTATCTGAGCGGATAACCCTGCACCGGGCAGATATGCGCCATTTTGACCTGCCCCAAAAAGATTTTGCCCTGGCCCTGCTGGCCCTCAACACCTTTATGCACTGCCTTACTCTTGACGAGCAACTGGCTACGCTGCAAGCCATTTATGGCCATCTGCGCGCTACTGCTCCCGGCGCTCCGGCAGGCCAACTCATCATTGACCTGTTCTACCCCGACCCCACCCTGCTGGCCGAAGCCGACGGGCGGCTCTACTTTGAAGACGAAACTATCAACGAACTGACCGGCCACACCGTGCAATGGTACTGGCGACACGAAATTGACCTGGAACATCAACTGCGCCACCTGGTTTACATTTTGGATGAGCTGGATGAAGCGGGCGTGGTGCGCCGCGCCCAAATCCCCTTCTCGCTGCGCTTTGTCTATCGTTACGAGATGGAGTTGTTGCTACAGGCCAGCGGGTTTGCCCTGGAAACTATCTACGGCAATTACCAACTTGAGCCGTTCCACGGCCACAGCCCCAGGATGATTTTTGTAGCCCGGAAAGTGTAG